The following are from one region of the Nicotiana tabacum cultivar K326 chromosome 3, ASM71507v2, whole genome shotgun sequence genome:
- the LOC107795318 gene encoding cyclic dof factor 1: MSELKDPAIKLFGKTIQLPDIQESLQDDSSPEETNEEEEEEDVQTHKDDFGGHLDDDKDEMGTLTGKELQDQNSDQSRSDTIEGPPVDNDGSTRPSKSEEEQGEASNSQEKILKRPDKILPCPRCNSMETKFCYFNNYNVSQPRHFCKNCQRYWTAGGTMRNVPVGAGRRKNKNSISHYRQISVPETLPNAQTDYPNGIQQPILAFGSHKPLCESMASVLNIADKTMHNCPPNGFHKPEESRVQVSYGAGDNGDDHSRRSSVSAANSEDEVNKIGPDLLRKNCPSFPPYLACYPGAAWPYPCSSVHWTSAVPPPGYCPPVFPIPFYPTAAYWGYNVAGSWNVPLASPPTASLTQTPPTSGPNSPLGKHSRDENILKPLNSKEEPSKESNHEKCLWVPKTLRIDDPGEAAKSSIWATLGIKHDSVDSVGGSPFSAFQSKNDGNNSVSENSTVLQANPAALSRSLNFNEGL; encoded by the exons ATGTCGGAACTAAAAGACCCAGCCATCAAACTGTTCGGTAAAACCATTCAGTTGCCAGATATTCAAGAATCTCTTCAAGATGATTCTTCGCCTGAGGAGAccaacgaagaagaagaagaagaagatgtacaAACTCACAAG GATGACTTTGGAGGACACCTGGATGATGATAAGGATGAGATGGGAACTTTGACTGGCAAGGAGTTACAGGATCAGAATTCAGATCAATCGAGAAGTGATACTATAGAGGGGCCACCTGTTGATAACGACGGTTCAACAAGACCTTCAAAAAGTGAAGAAGAGCAGGGCGAAGCAAGTAATTCGCAAGAGAAAATCCTCAAAAGGCCAGATAAGATACTTCCATGTCCCCGGTGTAACAGCATGGAAACCAAATTTTGTTATTTCAACAATTACAATGTGAGCCAGCCTAGACACTTCTGCAAGAATTGCCAGAGATATTGGACAGCGGGTGGGACCATGAGGAATGTGCCTGTAGGTGCCGGTCGTCGCAAAAACAAGAACTCAATTTCACATTACCGACAAATATCTGTCCCTGAAACGCTTCCCAATGCACAAACAGATTATCCAAACGGAATCCAGCAACCTATTCTTGCATTTGGCTCCCATAAGCCACTCTGTGAATCAATGGCTTCAGTTTTGAACATTGCTGACAAAACAATGCATAATTGTCCACCAAATGGCTTCCATAAACCAGAAGAGTCCAGGGTTCAAGTTAGTTACGGAGCTGGAGATAATGGAGATGACCATTCCAGAAGATCTTCAGTCTCTGCCGCAAATTCAGAGGATGAAGTTAACAAAATCGGACCTGACCTGCTAAGGAAGAACTGCCCTAGCTTTCCGCCTTACTTGGCTTGCTATCCTGGGGCTGCTTGGCCATATCCGTGCAGTTCTGTCCATTGGACCTCTGCAGTCCCTCCTCCTGGTTATTGCCCTCCTGTCTTTCCTATACCGTTTTACCCAACAGCTGCTTATTGGGGTTATAATGTAGCAGGTTCTTGGAATGTCCCTTTGGCGTCCCCACCTACTGCTTCCCTAACCCAAACACCTCCAACATCTGGTCCTAATTCTCCATTGGGGAAACACTCAAGGGATGAAAACATACTAAAACCGCTGAACAGCAAGGAAGAGCCCTCAAAAGAGAGTAATCATGAGAAGTGCCTCTGGGTTCCAAAAACTCTGCGGATTGATGATCCAGGAGAGGCTGCAAAGAGTTCTATATGGGCGACATTGGGAATAAAACATGATAGTGTTGATTCGGTTGGTGGAAGTCCTTTCAGTGCATTTCAGTCGAAGAATGACGGAAACAATAGTGTTTCAGAAAACTCTACTGTATTACAAGCAAATCCAGCAGCATTGTCTCGCTCACTAAATTTCAATGAGGGCTTATAA